A window of the Mesotoga prima MesG1.Ag.4.2 genome harbors these coding sequences:
- a CDS encoding carbohydrate ABC transporter permease has protein sequence MKKKLKIGMIIAYVVLILYAVVSLFPFLWSAIVSLTPMRYTENGVTTGTDIMKWPPEINLFKWPPEFFGAPATGENYVQVFKITPYARWILNTIIYAALVTIGHLIFDALGGYAFARLRFPLRDLWFALFLATLMIPGHVTLIPNYNLMVRFGFVNTYYGLFLPKLTGVFGIFLMRQFFMAIPREMEEAARIDGASIIKTYFKVVLPISKPAISALAIYIFVGTWNDFLWPLLMTSRKEMFTLTVGLDFYRTSYYTYWQYMMAASIMMTIPMIIIFLIFQRQFIDTGVSSGVKG, from the coding sequence ATGAAGAAAAAACTAAAGATTGGTATGATTATCGCCTACGTCGTGTTGATTCTCTATGCGGTCGTTTCGCTCTTTCCCTTCCTCTGGTCGGCCATAGTATCTCTCACTCCTATGAGATACACCGAAAACGGTGTGACAACGGGTACGGATATAATGAAGTGGCCTCCCGAGATAAATTTGTTTAAGTGGCCTCCGGAGTTTTTCGGAGCCCCCGCTACCGGCGAGAATTACGTACAAGTCTTCAAGATCACGCCCTACGCCAGATGGATACTTAACACGATCATCTATGCCGCGCTGGTAACAATTGGCCACCTTATCTTCGATGCCCTTGGAGGTTACGCCTTCGCTAGGTTGCGTTTTCCGCTGAGGGATCTGTGGTTCGCACTCTTTCTAGCCACACTCATGATCCCCGGTCACGTCACGCTGATACCCAATTACAACCTCATGGTGAGGTTCGGATTCGTGAACACTTATTACGGCCTCTTTCTCCCCAAGCTAACCGGTGTCTTTGGGATCTTTCTGATGAGGCAGTTCTTCATGGCTATTCCCAGGGAGATGGAAGAGGCCGCAAGAATCGATGGCGCCTCGATAATCAAGACTTACTTCAAAGTCGTGTTGCCAATCTCAAAACCGGCCATTTCAGCATTGGCCATATACATCTTTGTTGGCACCTGGAACGACTTTCTCTGGCCGCTGCTCATGACCTCGAGAAAGGAGATGTTTACCCTAACTGTGGGCCTTGATTTTTACCGGACAAGTTACTATACGTACTGGCAGTATATGATGGCAGCTTCCATAATGATGACGATTCCCATGATAATCATTTTCCTGATCTTCCAGAGGCAGTTCATAGATACAGGCGTTTCATCCGGGGTGAAAGGCTGA
- a CDS encoding BtpA/SgcQ family protein yields the protein MTTITEFNQLFGTSKPIIGMIHLKPLPGSPVYDGEGLRKVIDHALDEAGKLIEGGVDGVQVENYNDPSYFPDVAAPETVSSLSIVAHEVHKAFPDTPMGICLLADPIASIAVAHSSGAKFVRATVFTEASVDVSGLAIRRPHEILRYRKFLDPSIRIFADVHIKHSAPLAMRPIEESAYDAAYFLADSVIISGKHTGFETPLEDLKKVRGVLPNYPIMVGSGMNKVNAGKIFEVASGAFVGSTFKVDGDSYKSVDSERVKEFMKVIKEIRKR from the coding sequence ATGACCACAATAACTGAGTTCAACCAGTTGTTTGGTACTTCGAAACCAATAATTGGGATGATTCATCTAAAGCCATTACCAGGCTCACCAGTTTATGATGGGGAGGGTTTAAGAAAAGTAATAGATCATGCGCTGGACGAAGCGGGAAAGCTCATTGAAGGCGGAGTAGATGGCGTTCAAGTCGAGAATTACAACGATCCGTCTTACTTCCCGGATGTTGCCGCCCCCGAGACTGTTTCCTCGCTCTCCATTGTTGCACACGAAGTTCACAAAGCTTTTCCGGATACGCCTATGGGCATCTGTCTTCTTGCCGATCCAATAGCATCCATTGCTGTAGCGCATTCCTCCGGCGCGAAATTCGTGAGAGCGACCGTGTTCACCGAAGCATCTGTAGATGTTTCGGGCTTAGCAATAAGAAGACCTCATGAAATTCTTAGATACCGCAAATTCCTCGATCCTTCCATAAGGATCTTTGCAGACGTTCATATCAAACATTCCGCGCCTCTTGCGATGAGACCGATTGAAGAATCCGCCTACGATGCCGCATATTTCCTGGCGGATTCTGTAATCATTAGTGGAAAGCACACTGGATTTGAGACGCCTCTCGAAGATCTGAAAAAGGTGCGAGGCGTACTTCCAAATTACCCGATTATGGTGGGTTCAGGAATGAACAAGGTTAACGCTGGAAAGATCTTCGAAGTAGCTTCAGGAGCTTTTGTTGGTTCCACTTTCAAGGTCGACGGTGATTCTTACAAGTCAGTGGATTCCGAGAGAGTCAAGGAGTTCATGAAGGTCATCAAGGAGATAAGAAAGCGATGA
- a CDS encoding carbohydrate kinase family protein, which translates to MSRSVLVLGDVNVDIIGKFDGFPTPGSCAYSEKPALRPGGSGLNTYVGLRKLGIDADFFTMIGEDIFGDFIKAELLTLGIEFSPKISESYSTGVVFSLSTNNERTFFSFRRGAADVHITYEDLSGTSLDSGILYLTGVSVVEGEETFETFLRVVEETKSSGTKIFFDPNIRKTDLVSISRIEKIIPFVDVFLPAQDELKALFSKSDKFRFCSDLLSTGISDIWIKRGANGCSLFSKDSCFDFPAPRVTALECTGAGDAFNAAVIWGYVNNLEEKEIGIYGNIYAGISTERIGAATSYPYRKEMLESKHYKSIKTGVKVS; encoded by the coding sequence ATGAGCAGATCCGTTCTTGTTCTGGGTGATGTAAACGTAGATATAATCGGGAAGTTTGATGGGTTTCCCACACCGGGTAGCTGTGCCTACAGCGAGAAACCGGCTTTGCGACCCGGTGGCTCAGGACTGAACACTTATGTTGGATTGAGAAAGCTTGGGATCGATGCTGATTTTTTCACTATGATAGGAGAGGACATTTTTGGCGATTTCATAAAGGCCGAACTTTTGACACTTGGAATTGAATTCTCTCCTAAAATCTCGGAGTCGTATTCAACCGGTGTAGTGTTTTCTCTCTCTACAAACAACGAGCGGACCTTCTTCTCATTCAGAAGAGGTGCGGCCGATGTACATATAACTTACGAAGATCTTTCGGGAACCTCTCTGGATTCAGGTATATTGTATCTTACGGGTGTGTCTGTTGTAGAAGGTGAGGAGACTTTCGAGACATTTCTTAGAGTTGTTGAGGAAACCAAGTCTTCCGGCACGAAGATCTTCTTCGATCCCAACATAAGAAAGACCGATTTGGTTTCGATTTCGAGAATAGAAAAGATAATTCCTTTCGTGGATGTCTTCCTTCCCGCTCAAGATGAGTTGAAAGCTCTATTTTCAAAGTCTGACAAGTTCAGGTTTTGCTCGGACTTGCTTTCAACTGGTATTTCTGACATCTGGATAAAGAGAGGAGCAAATGGTTGTTCTCTCTTTTCGAAGGATAGCTGTTTTGACTTTCCCGCTCCAAGAGTAACGGCTCTTGAATGCACGGGAGCAGGTGATGCCTTCAACGCAGCCGTTATCTGGGGTTATGTCAACAATCTTGAAGAGAAGGAGATTGGCATTTACGGAAATATTTACGCAGGGATCAGCACAGAAAGAATCGGTGCTGCTACATCTTATCCCTATAGAAAAGAGATGTTAGAAAGCAAGCACTATAAATCTATCAAAACGGGGGTGAAAGTATCATGA
- a CDS encoding BtpA/SgcQ family protein yields the protein MKMFEEMFGKKLPIIGVVHLQPLPGAPRYEGMSMKEITRLAVEEAKTMVENGVDGLIIENFRDMMFKKRVGPETVASMTYVASEVVANLSVPIGLCVLQSDAISALAIAKAVGGKFIRVPYYTETYIVDAGMMESIAADALRFRKMIEARDVKIFADVHIKHGYSLSRRPIEESAEDAFERGLADAVIVTGKKTGGKTKPEDVKAVRDYLPKLPLIVGSGVTPESLSEYFPQLGDAVIVGTSLKKDGKTESPVDPERVRQFANHMEKCRKELD from the coding sequence ATGAAGATGTTTGAAGAAATGTTTGGAAAGAAGCTCCCAATAATCGGTGTAGTTCATCTGCAGCCACTGCCAGGTGCGCCGAGATATGAAGGAATGTCTATGAAAGAGATTACCAGGCTCGCTGTTGAAGAAGCCAAAACCATGGTGGAGAATGGCGTGGACGGCCTGATAATCGAAAACTTCCGCGACATGATGTTCAAAAAGAGAGTCGGTCCCGAGACCGTTGCATCTATGACCTATGTTGCTTCGGAAGTAGTCGCTAATCTCTCTGTTCCAATAGGGCTCTGCGTTCTCCAATCCGATGCGATTTCTGCTCTTGCGATCGCGAAAGCAGTTGGGGGCAAGTTTATCAGGGTACCTTACTACACGGAGACATACATAGTTGATGCTGGAATGATGGAGAGTATTGCAGCCGATGCACTGAGATTCAGAAAGATGATCGAAGCCAGAGACGTAAAGATATTTGCAGATGTACACATCAAGCACGGCTATTCGCTTTCACGCAGACCCATTGAGGAATCGGCCGAAGATGCCTTTGAACGAGGACTTGCCGATGCCGTTATTGTCACGGGGAAAAAGACCGGCGGCAAGACCAAACCAGAGGATGTAAAGGCGGTAAGAGATTACCTTCCAAAGCTTCCACTTATTGTGGGAAGCGGGGTGACTCCAGAAAGTCTTTCCGAGTACTTCCCACAACTTGGCGATGCTGTAATTGTTGGAACGAGCCTTAAGAAAGACGGTAAGACTGAAAGCCCTGTGGACCCCGAGAGAGTCAGGCAGTTTGCAAATCATATGGAGAAGTGCAGAAAGGAGCTTGATTGA
- a CDS encoding extracellular solute-binding protein, with product MKRFLLVSLVLLAGLMVLGVTNIRISGWPGNPVEEAVIMKNVEEFNNMQTDIVVEWQPIPGDFRQMLITQYSAGTAPDLFYVEAFWFEELAKQNMLLPLDLYIKRDDSFDIDWFYPNLIEAFKYEDRIYGIPKDFSTLALVFNKKIFDQYDVAYPTDEDTWFDMLDKALQLKRKGFETPLVLAADLNRILPFVYGTGGDIVDEDLNVALGKPDAKFGLNFYLDLVNKYKVAQEPANLGAGWIGEAYGKERVAMAMTGPWTIGFLAGDYPEVLKNTGIVEMPHLIEKSTMVYTVSWSINRTTPNKDAAWEVLKFLVTKGQERFVSEAGVLASNIQNAEKDTDPTKQAFYRGAEYGTPWKVKTPSGVFSRAHDQLNSLLKDLFYQKISLSEALTFVEENYSGWVAE from the coding sequence ATGAAAAGATTTCTGTTGGTAAGTCTTGTTTTGTTAGCTGGACTCATGGTATTAGGGGTCACGAACATCAGAATCAGCGGCTGGCCTGGAAACCCTGTTGAAGAGGCCGTCATAATGAAGAACGTCGAAGAATTCAACAACATGCAAACGGATATCGTGGTCGAATGGCAGCCTATACCGGGGGACTTCAGGCAAATGCTTATCACCCAGTATTCTGCTGGCACCGCTCCTGATCTCTTCTATGTTGAAGCCTTCTGGTTCGAAGAACTGGCCAAGCAGAATATGCTCCTTCCACTAGATCTATACATCAAAAGAGACGATAGTTTCGACATCGACTGGTTCTACCCCAATCTCATCGAAGCCTTCAAGTACGAAGATAGGATCTACGGGATCCCGAAGGACTTTTCGACCCTTGCACTTGTTTTCAACAAGAAAATATTCGACCAGTACGATGTCGCCTACCCTACAGACGAAGACACCTGGTTCGATATGCTTGATAAGGCTCTTCAACTCAAGAGAAAGGGCTTTGAAACCCCTCTGGTTCTTGCGGCCGATCTCAATAGGATACTACCTTTTGTTTATGGAACAGGCGGAGACATCGTTGACGAGGATCTAAACGTAGCTCTGGGTAAACCAGATGCCAAATTCGGCCTCAATTTCTATCTCGATCTGGTCAACAAGTACAAAGTCGCTCAGGAACCGGCAAACCTGGGTGCTGGTTGGATTGGAGAAGCTTATGGAAAGGAAAGGGTGGCTATGGCGATGACCGGCCCCTGGACCATCGGATTCCTCGCCGGCGATTACCCGGAAGTTCTGAAGAACACCGGTATAGTCGAGATGCCGCATCTTATTGAGAAGTCAACGATGGTTTATACGGTCTCCTGGAGCATAAACCGAACTACTCCAAACAAGGATGCAGCCTGGGAAGTCTTGAAATTCCTTGTTACGAAGGGACAAGAGCGGTTTGTCAGCGAAGCGGGAGTACTGGCCTCCAACATACAGAACGCTGAAAAGGATACCGATCCAACGAAACAGGCATTCTACAGAGGCGCGGAGTATGGCACTCCCTGGAAGGTCAAGACACCCAGCGGAGTTTTTTCCAGAGCACACGACCAGCTCAATTCGTTGTTAAAGGATCTCTTCTATCAGAAAATCAGCCTCTCCGAAGCCTTAACCTTTGTCGAAGAGAATTATTCGGGCTGGGTAGCCGAATAA
- a CDS encoding carbohydrate ABC transporter permease, which translates to MKLNFKTREAMVGYLFAAPIIITILIFTIYPVFAGLYYSFTNYQPTEAQKFNMTFVPEESVSFHLGVFPDEEGLVKNELLSLFDPVTFLTLDMGVKLNAEQKEAVSSFLDTDKIVEDFLAGRLNSSVSVKDFMKEYMSSKSELFTRYVPEFVGLKNFREMFKDQYFWISLKNAFVYSIVVVPIQTLLAILLAVAANMKIMGQRFFKTVFFLPSISSSAAISMIFWLIYSKPGVLNRFLSTFGFQAVDWLNEPNTALGAIMVMNIWTTAGYFMITFLAALQSIPSSIYEASQLDGAKFWKTFWKITVPLLRPQMLFVSIMGIIGCLQVFDQIYFLIKNMRNITISYYIYKNAFEYHRMGYASAIAMVLFLIIFAITALQRKLIKEESYF; encoded by the coding sequence ATGAAGCTGAATTTCAAAACGAGAGAAGCCATGGTTGGTTATCTCTTCGCAGCGCCTATAATAATCACCATCTTGATCTTCACGATCTATCCTGTTTTCGCAGGCTTGTACTACAGCTTCACCAACTACCAGCCCACGGAAGCCCAAAAATTCAACATGACCTTCGTCCCTGAAGAATCCGTTTCATTTCATCTGGGCGTTTTCCCCGATGAAGAAGGACTTGTCAAGAATGAGCTTCTCTCTCTTTTTGACCCGGTAACTTTCTTGACGCTGGATATGGGGGTAAAACTGAACGCAGAGCAAAAGGAAGCCGTAAGTAGCTTTCTAGATACGGACAAAATAGTAGAAGACTTTCTGGCAGGCCGGCTCAACAGTTCGGTATCTGTCAAAGACTTCATGAAGGAATACATGTCCTCAAAGAGTGAACTCTTCACGAGATACGTGCCGGAATTTGTAGGATTAAAGAATTTCAGAGAGATGTTCAAGGATCAGTATTTCTGGATCTCGTTAAAGAACGCCTTTGTCTATTCCATCGTAGTCGTACCCATCCAAACGTTACTGGCAATCCTCCTGGCCGTAGCCGCCAACATGAAAATCATGGGACAGAGATTCTTCAAGACGGTTTTCTTCCTCCCTTCAATTTCTTCTTCCGCGGCTATCTCGATGATCTTCTGGCTTATATACTCCAAGCCCGGCGTTTTGAACAGGTTCCTTTCAACGTTCGGGTTTCAGGCTGTTGACTGGCTCAATGAACCGAATACGGCTCTCGGAGCAATTATGGTGATGAACATATGGACCACAGCCGGTTACTTCATGATAACCTTTCTGGCCGCGCTGCAGAGTATTCCATCATCCATTTACGAGGCCTCCCAGCTCGATGGGGCGAAATTCTGGAAGACCTTCTGGAAGATCACTGTGCCCCTTCTCAGACCTCAGATGCTCTTCGTATCGATAATGGGAATAATAGGTTGTCTGCAGGTTTTTGACCAGATATACTTCCTAATCAAAAACATGCGAAATATAACGATTTCCTATTACATATACAAGAACGCTTTTGAATATCACAGGATGGGCTATGCTTCTGCGATCGCGATGGTCCTCTTTCTGATAATTTTCGCGATCACTGCCCTTCAGCGCAAACTGATAAAGGAAGAGTCGTATTTTTAA
- a CDS encoding GntR family transcriptional regulator, whose product MIPIYLKIRNYMIKQIEKGILIPGDRIPSERELVDLFKVSRMTVRHAIDQLVNDGILVRMVGKGTYVSSEKFATELNVLRSFSEEIISTGHRPSAKLIRIERGQAGNSVTSLLRIDSSHEVMRVERLRLVDDLEMAITVSYFPLSRAFPVDEIDFSATSIYNQIESLGLRIEKATETVTAEAADKRTANFLRVKDKAPLLKITRLTFISNNVPIEYMEGLFRPDRYFISQELYRQEVR is encoded by the coding sequence ATGATACCTATCTATCTTAAAATCAGAAACTACATGATCAAGCAGATCGAAAAAGGCATACTTATCCCCGGTGACAGAATTCCGTCTGAAAGGGAGCTTGTTGATCTCTTCAAGGTAAGTCGCATGACTGTTAGACACGCCATCGATCAGCTGGTTAACGATGGAATCCTTGTCAGAATGGTAGGCAAGGGTACTTACGTAAGCAGTGAGAAGTTTGCAACCGAGCTAAATGTTTTGAGAAGCTTCTCAGAGGAAATAATCTCTACCGGGCATCGCCCCTCAGCCAAATTGATACGGATCGAGAGAGGTCAGGCTGGAAACTCAGTCACTTCTCTTCTAAGGATTGACAGCAGTCATGAGGTGATGAGAGTTGAAAGACTGAGGTTGGTTGACGATCTAGAAATGGCGATTACTGTTTCGTACTTTCCTTTGTCAAGAGCATTTCCGGTAGATGAGATAGACTTCAGCGCGACTTCGATCTACAACCAAATTGAGTCCCTAGGCCTTCGAATAGAAAAGGCTACCGAAACGGTTACAGCTGAAGCAGCCGACAAAAGGACTGCGAACTTTCTGCGTGTGAAAGACAAAGCCCCCCTCCTGAAAATAACTAGGCTCACATTTATTTCGAACAACGTACCTATTGAATACATGGAGGGATTGTTCAGGCCAGACAGATATTTTATATCCCAAGAACTCTATAGACAGGAAGTGAGATGA
- a CDS encoding LacI family DNA-binding transcriptional regulator, which translates to MNINISKIAKMARVSTATVSRVINNPEKVSAKTRERVESVISKLGYVPNQQARSLRSQQTKMIAIIVPHSADYLFTYPYFSIFLRETSLELSRLGYHLILTTDEPHNSVIDTYRVFTDKRLVDGFVVLDLKNEDERVDFLKLRNIPFVAVGRNEKDKDISFVDTDNEGGAYLAGKHLARKGCSHVLFINGPADQSVSLWRERGFQKAAQEMNFTFLGRNGDFVEKSGFEITKKHLGQFDGIFAASDLMAIGALKALREEGVSLPVVGFDDIPISSDVSPSLTTIHQPIDEVGRRAAINLIRLISEDHTETTILPVELIVRESSEVKR; encoded by the coding sequence ATGAACATTAACATTTCCAAAATAGCGAAGATGGCAAGAGTATCTACGGCGACTGTTTCCCGGGTAATAAACAATCCAGAGAAGGTATCAGCTAAAACCCGCGAGAGAGTTGAAAGTGTAATAAGCAAGCTAGGCTACGTGCCAAATCAGCAGGCGCGAAGCCTTAGAAGCCAGCAGACGAAGATGATTGCGATTATTGTTCCGCACAGCGCTGATTATCTCTTCACATATCCGTATTTTTCGATTTTCTTGAGGGAGACCTCGCTCGAATTGAGTCGTCTCGGTTACCATCTTATTCTGACAACCGACGAACCACATAACTCCGTGATAGATACTTACCGTGTATTCACAGACAAAAGACTAGTGGATGGATTTGTGGTACTTGACTTGAAAAACGAAGACGAAAGAGTGGACTTTCTCAAATTGCGGAACATTCCTTTTGTGGCAGTCGGTAGAAACGAAAAAGATAAGGACATCTCATTTGTAGATACCGATAATGAAGGAGGTGCGTATCTTGCAGGGAAGCACCTCGCCCGAAAAGGTTGCTCGCATGTTCTCTTTATTAACGGCCCAGCCGATCAAAGCGTTTCTCTATGGAGGGAACGCGGCTTTCAAAAAGCGGCGCAGGAAATGAATTTCACCTTTCTCGGCCGCAATGGAGACTTCGTTGAAAAGAGCGGCTTCGAAATAACGAAAAAACACCTTGGCCAGTTCGACGGCATCTTTGCGGCTTCAGACCTGATGGCGATTGGCGCGTTGAAAGCCTTGAGGGAAGAGGGGGTTTCTCTGCCAGTCGTGGGATTTGACGATATTCCCATTTCATCAGACGTTTCGCCCTCTCTGACAACGATCCACCAGCCAATAGACGAGGTCGGAAGAAGGGCCGCTATCAATCTTATCAGACTCATATCCGAAGACCACACGGAAACGACGATTCTTCCGGTCGAGCTGATTGTCAGAGAATCCTCAGAGGTGAAAAGATGA
- a CDS encoding amylo-alpha-1,6-glucosidase, translating into MKVFKNGNLMVVTDDRGIIDCEYEKAAGLYLEDTRFISRMILKSSHKLRRLHTDFSWDRIETHYLGRSKPGIPHYDIAVSECLRAEGNALQTELTVRSYSLEEVRISFEYDIICVFEDIFSVRKKNDSYNELESSRTLSSSPPRSFQYETDLERDTVENSLTSLSLEVRPGQIERVSGKLRLGKYVKKDVVFKKMLSERPVKDIAPIKKTSLLDERELGDLKMLMIPTVYGDFPGAGLPWFATVFGRDSLIFGLQTVDLLPEITRNILTVHTHLQSKEEDSQTEAQPGKIVHETRLNELSLAGRLPFERYYGSIDATLLFIMLSHRYYSQTNDWNFIRSIKNSIMAAAKWIDTYADLDNDGYIEFAPSGTGLSIQSWKDSADSVSFSDGTLAEPPLAPVEVQGYLYDAFKCLEKLMALFEDEERANVYALKAAALKENFNRDFWLESEDYFATALDKNKKPVDSITSNPGHCLMTGIVDEDRAEALVNRLFSDELYTGWGIRTLSSKMKRYNPFSYHNGSVWPHDNSLIMLGLIKYGFYEKARQLARDLLKVKDKHHDNRLPELFSGLSVSETSGKLIEYPTSCSPQLWSIGTVLVISKALDA; encoded by the coding sequence ATGAAGGTTTTCAAGAACGGAAACCTTATGGTAGTTACCGATGACAGAGGGATCATCGACTGCGAGTATGAAAAGGCGGCCGGACTTTATCTGGAGGATACCCGTTTCATATCCAGAATGATATTAAAGTCCTCGCACAAGCTCAGAAGACTACACACAGATTTTTCCTGGGACAGGATTGAAACCCATTATCTGGGGCGATCAAAACCGGGAATTCCACATTACGATATCGCAGTCTCCGAATGTCTCCGGGCTGAAGGAAATGCTCTTCAAACAGAGTTGACGGTGAGGAGTTATTCTCTGGAAGAAGTTCGGATCTCTTTCGAATATGATATCATTTGCGTCTTCGAAGACATTTTCTCAGTGAGGAAAAAGAATGACTCATACAATGAGCTCGAAAGCTCGAGAACTCTTTCCTCTTCTCCACCGAGGAGTTTTCAATATGAGACCGACCTCGAAAGGGATACCGTTGAGAACTCTCTGACTTCACTCTCTCTGGAAGTTAGACCAGGTCAGATTGAGAGAGTATCCGGGAAATTGAGGCTCGGCAAATATGTGAAAAAGGACGTTGTTTTCAAGAAGATGTTGTCCGAAAGACCGGTGAAGGATATTGCGCCTATCAAAAAGACTTCGCTGCTGGATGAAAGGGAACTGGGAGATCTGAAAATGCTCATGATTCCCACAGTCTACGGTGATTTTCCAGGCGCAGGCCTACCCTGGTTCGCCACAGTTTTTGGGAGGGATAGCCTTATCTTTGGCCTCCAGACCGTGGATCTTCTTCCTGAAATAACGAGAAATATCCTTACGGTGCATACTCATCTTCAAAGTAAAGAAGAAGACAGCCAGACCGAAGCACAACCCGGAAAGATCGTTCATGAAACCCGTCTGAATGAACTATCGCTAGCCGGAAGGCTACCTTTTGAAAGATACTACGGATCGATAGATGCAACGCTCCTGTTCATTATGCTCTCACACAGGTACTACTCACAGACTAATGACTGGAACTTTATAAGATCTATAAAAAACAGCATCATGGCAGCTGCCAAATGGATCGATACTTACGCTGATCTAGATAACGACGGATACATCGAATTCGCACCTTCAGGCACCGGTCTATCTATTCAGAGCTGGAAAGATTCCGCCGACTCCGTGAGCTTCTCCGACGGTACGCTGGCAGAGCCTCCACTGGCGCCAGTAGAGGTCCAGGGATATCTGTATGATGCCTTCAAGTGTCTCGAAAAACTCATGGCTCTCTTTGAGGACGAAGAAAGGGCAAATGTGTATGCACTGAAGGCAGCCGCCCTGAAAGAAAATTTCAACCGGGACTTCTGGCTGGAGAGCGAAGACTACTTCGCTACGGCGCTGGATAAAAACAAGAAACCGGTCGATTCAATAACATCAAATCCCGGGCACTGCCTAATGACGGGCATAGTGGACGAAGATAGAGCCGAGGCGTTGGTGAACCGTCTCTTTTCCGATGAACTATACACCGGATGGGGGATAAGAACGCTCTCCAGCAAAATGAAGCGTTACAATCCATTCTCCTACCACAACGGAAGTGTCTGGCCGCACGACAACTCACTGATTATGCTTGGCCTGATAAAATATGGTTTTTACGAAAAGGCCAGACAGCTCGCGCGGGATCTGTTGAAAGTGAAGGACAAACATCATGACAATCGCCTCCCCGAGCTCTTTAGCGGTCTGTCAGTATCTGAAACATCTGGAAAGTTGATTGAATATCCAACAAGTTGCTCACCTCAGCTGTGGTCTATAGGAACTGTTCTAGTAATATCCAAGGCGCTGGACGCCTGA
- a CDS encoding BMP family lipoprotein translates to MKRMILVLFLLGIVATGFGALKVAIVAGDAIGDRGFTDMAYIGIQEAEKQFDIEYKVFECHVDPSKYFDSLRAAAMNYDLIFVDPGYFFDKELAEVSAMFLSKTFVYIDGASDLPNVVSVPFKQNEGAFLAGCLAALLTDKTELCKINSEKIVGFVGGFDMPVIRDYQVGYEHGVRYVDPEVKVIARYAGDHYDPALGKETAYSVSKEGADVIFQAAGPTGLGILEAAKDYGFFAIGVDTDQGYLQPGFIVSSMMKKVDVAVLDIVRMQVENKLEKGSLHVYGIANGGVGLAYNEFMMDTVPASVYIEIREIQEKIANGEIVVDSYLN, encoded by the coding sequence ATGAAACGAATGATTCTCGTTCTATTTCTACTGGGGATCGTTGCAACGGGTTTCGGCGCATTGAAGGTGGCCATTGTTGCAGGAGACGCAATCGGAGACCGTGGATTTACGGACATGGCTTACATTGGCATTCAAGAAGCAGAAAAGCAGTTCGATATTGAATACAAAGTATTCGAGTGCCATGTCGACCCTTCGAAGTATTTTGATTCTTTGAGAGCGGCAGCTATGAACTACGATCTAATCTTCGTAGATCCTGGCTACTTCTTTGACAAGGAGCTCGCGGAGGTAAGCGCAATGTTCCTGTCGAAGACCTTTGTCTATATCGACGGCGCATCGGATCTTCCAAACGTCGTTTCAGTTCCTTTCAAGCAGAATGAAGGAGCTTTCCTCGCTGGATGCCTTGCTGCGCTATTGACTGACAAGACTGAACTGTGCAAGATCAATTCCGAGAAGATAGTTGGATTTGTCGGCGGTTTCGATATGCCCGTAATCAGGGACTATCAGGTCGGTTACGAACATGGTGTCAGATATGTCGATCCAGAAGTCAAGGTCATTGCGAGATATGCCGGAGATCATTACGATCCAGCCCTTGGAAAAGAGACGGCCTATTCAGTATCTAAAGAAGGAGCCGATGTGATTTTCCAGGCCGCGGGCCCCACGGGTCTCGGAATTCTCGAGGCAGCTAAGGACTATGGCTTCTTTGCAATTGGCGTTGATACGGATCAGGGCTATCTTCAGCCAGGTTTCATAGTGTCTAGTATGATGAAAAAAGTTGACGTCGCAGTTCTGGATATCGTTAGAATGCAGGTTGAGAATAAGCTTGAAAAGGGTTCCCTCCATGTCTACGGTATTGCTAATGGCGGAGTGGGACTCGCGTATAACGAATTCATGATGGATACAGTACCAGCGTCAGTCTACATAGAAATCAGAGAGATTCAGGAGAAGATCGCGAACGGAGAAATCGTAGTAGACTCATATCTCAACTGA